Within the candidate division KSB1 bacterium genome, the region TAACGGAGAACCCATAGCATCTCATCTTCCCCTGGAGTATTTCTGTTCTGAAGAAGGAGAATATATAAAAGGACACATGGCCCGGGGGAATAAACAATGGTGCACCTTTCAAAATAATCAAACGATTCTGGCAATGTTTTTGGGGCCGGATGCTTATATTTCACCAAGCTGGTATGATCATGTGAATGTTCCCACCTGGAATTATGCGGCGGTGCATGTGTATGGCAAACCTGCCATCATTGAAGACCGACCGGAGTTACTTGAACTGCTTAAGTACCAGGTAGATAAATACGAAAAAAATGAATCCGGTGAGTATCAATTGGAAGCGCTGCCCAAGTCCTTTTTAGAAACGGAAATATTGGGGGTTGTTGGATTTAAAATAAAAGTTGAACGAATGGAAGCAAATTTTAAGCTAAGCCAAAACCGCAATCAAAAAAATTATGAAAAGGTGATACAAAAATTAATAGAGCGGAAAGAGGAAAAATCCGTAGAAGTCGCGAAGTTAATGACTGAGAATAATCCCAACTCAAATTAAGCAAAAAAAAGCTTCCTTATTTTTTTTAAGAAAGCTTTTTTTGTAAATTCTTATTAAGTAATCAGTTAGGGGCTTCGAAACCAAATCTCTCGTAATTAACAGCAATATATGAAGTTTGATCTTCTGGAACATCCTCTTCCGGATAGATTGCTTCAACGGGGCATTCCGGCTCGCAAGCGCCGCAATCGATACATTCTTCCGGATGAATGTAAAGCATTTCACCGTCTTTTAATATTCGTTTTTTATCATCATCCTCAAGCGTATAACCTTCGGGTGGATAGATACAATCAACTGGGCACACGTCTACGCATGAAGTGTCACAGGTTCCTTTGCAGACTTCAACAATAATATATGTCATTCAATCCTCCTGGAAAAATCCGGTCTATTATGCACAAATATTTCCTTTCTAAGTTTTATTGAAAATATGAAAAGAATGAAATCTTAGCAATGAAAAATTGCTTTATTTACAATTACAAAAAATGGATTTTATTAAGCTTTACTCCAATTGCTTTGAATTTTACTCCAGTCGTTTGATAATATGCCAACCAAAAGGGCTTTCCGTAGAATCTTGATCGGCAATTCCAAATTCACTAATTTTTAAACTAAAACTTACATCGCTAAATCTCTTAGCCATAACTCCCCTGGCATATTCGCCATTTGTCTGATCCGGGGTAACGCCATTATTTGCCAGTTTATAGATTCCCGGGGGTCGGTCATCCGAATATTCTTTAGACAATGCTTCAAAATCTTCTCCCGATTTTGCTCTCTCCAAAATATCGTAAGCTAGAGTTTTTGCATCCTCTAAACTTCTGGATACATTTAACCGGGGTGCGCCATCATATCCAATGAGGATATGTTGAACCACAACATGATCAGGTTCTGCATTGGACGCATTAGTGGTATCTGCGGCCTCTTCTTTTTTACCACACATGCCTAAAAGGGGAATCAAGAAAAAGACGTAATATTTATTAACCAATCTCATAGTATCCTCCACAATTATATAGTTGTTTACCCGTTTGAATTTCTATTCCGCAAAAAAGAATTCCCAATATATAGAATATTTATCGAGAAAGCAACCATGGAAAACGAAATTATGCCTGACAAAAATGTTTTATTGGAGAAATTTGTGCCAATTAGAAATAAGATTGCAGACGATGGCAAAAAGTTGGTATGGACCAACGGTTGCTTTGATATTCTTTACATCGGACACGTTCACTATCTGCAGCAAGCAAAATCCTATGGCGATTATTTGATTGTGGGCGTCAATTCAGATTCGTCTTAAAAAAATGGAAACGTAAACCCGGACCGGTTATTCCACAGGATCAACGGGTACTGGTTTTACTCGCTTTATCGTCAGTCGATTTTGTTATTCTGTTTGATGAGCCATCGCCAGTGGATCTAATTCGGGAAATAAAGCCGGATATTTATATCAAAGGGGATAATTATAATTTAGACATGATTGACCGTGAGGAGCGAAAAGCGCTGGAAAGTTATGGGGTCGGAATTAGATTTTGCCCGGGAAGTAAGGGGATATCGACAACAGGGATCATTCAAAGGATTCTCGGGCTTTATGGAACCTGATTCCGGGTGTACAAAATGGTTTTTACAATTAAGTCTGAGTTTAAGGTTTAAATTATACTCCCCTTGATACAAATTCTGCTTACTAAAATAATTGTTTATCCACCTTAAGTCGTTCAATTATTTTTTTCCAATAGACTAACAGCTAATTTCTTTGAACATAAGACCGATAAAATTGAAGAGTAGATAATGGTTCTCGTGGGTAAATCATATCCGGAACATCTGTTGATTATAAATTCATTATGGATGGTTTTAAATGTCAATTTTAATCGCTGTTACAATTTTTTTAGCTGGTCTCATATTCGGAAGCTTTTTCAATGTTTGTATTTATCGGCTTCCACGAAAAAAATCTATCATATGGCCCGGATCCCAATGCAGCCAATGCAAATCTGCAATTAAACCCTGGGATAATATCCCATTACTTAGTTTTTTAATTCTTCATGGAAAATGCAGAAGTTGCGGATACAAAATTAGCTGGCGCTATCCTTTGGTTGAGGCGTTAACAGGATTTTTATTTGTAAGTGTCTATTTAAAATTCGGATTTACAATTGAAAGTATCCCATGGTTTGTTTTAGCAGCATTGTTGGTTATTATCACTTTTATTGACATAGAATTTCAATTAATCCTAAACAAAATTACTTTACCCGGCGTGATTGTAGGCATAATCCTTTCCTGGCAGCTGATTCACATTGATATAGTTGATATCGGCTTGGGTCTTTTAGTTGGCGGCGGATTGTTGGTGGTTATAGCTTATCTCGGCAAAATGTTTTTTGGTAAAGAAAGTATGGGAATGGGCGATGTAAAAATGGCAGCGATGATTGGAGTATTTATTGGCGCTAAAGGGATTGCGCTGGCATTATTTTTTGGATTTTTTATCGCGGGTATTTTCAGTGTGACAGGAATGGCTCTAAAAAAGCTAGAGCGTACTTCGTATCTTCCGTTCGGACCATTCATAGCTGCGGGAACCTTGCTATATATATTTTTGGGCGAACAAATTGTCCTTTGGTACTTCCGGACTATGGGTATTATTTAATTAAGGAATAAAGGCTTAATGTGAAAGAAGTAAAAAAAAGAATTTTAGTAGTTGATGATAATCCTCAATTAGTCGATTTATTAAGAATAAGACTGGAGTATTCGGGATTTGAAGTACTGACGGCATTCGATGGCAAAGAAGGTCTTGACAAAGCCCGAAATGATAATCCTGATTTAATCATCCTGGATGTGATGTTGCCTAAAATGAATGGGTACAAGGTTTGTCGGCTACTGAAATTTGATCAAAAATATAAACATATACCCATTGTTATGTTATCATCTCGGGCTAAAGAATCAGATGCAGCAATTGGAATTCAAACCGGGGCAAATGAGTATGTGTTTAAACCTTATGACCAGAAAAAATTGATAGAAATTGTCAACAAGTATGTAAATGTTCTGTTTTTAGAAGAATGCAAGAAAAATTAATAGTGGCGATTAGAGTTTAAAATTAAGGAGATATTTCAATGGTAGATATTGATGAAATGGTAAGAGTTTTGGATGGTTTGGATGATTTGCCAACCCTGCCAACAATTTATACCCAGGTTTCTGAACTTGTTAGAGACCCTAAAGTCTCTGTTGCTGATGTAGCCAAGGTCATAGAAATGGATCAAGCTATTACAAGTAAAATACTTAGACTGGTAAACTCTTCGTTTTTTGGATTCAGCCGTCAAGTCACATCTATACGCCAGGCAGTTGTATTGCTTGGATTTACCACGGTACAAAACACTGTCTTATCAGTATCTGTTTTTGATTCTATTTCCTCAACTAAGGTGAATGGATTTGATCTCAAAGAATATTGGCGCCACTCAATTGGCTGTGGAATCGTTTGCACTTCTCTGGACAGAATATTGAAAACCGGCCATAAAGAAGAGACTTTTGTCGCCGGATTGCTTCATGATATTGGTAAACTCATTCTTGATCGCTACTTTGCATCTGAATTTGGGCAAGCTGTCGAGTATGCGAATACAAATGGAGTAACATTTTATGAAAGTGAACGATTGCTGATCGGAAGCACTCACGATGAGATCGGTGAGTATCTGGCTGAAAAATGGAAACTACCATACAGTTTAGTTGAAGCTATTGCATTGCATCATCAACCAAGCAATATTCGCAGTGAACCCAAGCTTGTCTCATTGGTTCATATTGCAGACTATTTTACCCACCGGTTGGGTTTTGGATTTTCTACCAATTATGGCCTCCCTGAAGCAGAACCCTTTGCTTTAGACGAGCTTGGGCTGGATGGGGAAAGTCTTGCTAATCTTGAGGAAAAGCTAGAAAAAGTTCTTGAAGACAATAGTGAGTTATTTTCCCTGGTTAACTAATTGTACCGAGAGTTGATTACATCCTATTCTCAGACTCTTGAGATTGGTGATTGTTTTGGAAATTATTGCGAAATCGATAAAGTGCTATTGACCGAATGCTAAAACTAAAGTCAAAGAAAATTGGCGAAATTCTGATCAAAAAAGGTTTTATTTCACAAGAACAATTAATTAAGGCTCAGAATGAACAGCGACTTACACAACAGAAATTAGGTTCTATCTTTGTAAAATTCGGGTATATTACTGAAAAAGCACTAATTGAAACACTCGCAGAGCAGCTTGAAATTCCACATATTGTCCTCGAAGATTATGAAATTGAAGCAGAGTCCCTCGCATTAATTTCGAATAAAATTGCACAAGAACATCTGGTTTTACCTCTATTTCTCATTGGGGATACGCTTACTCTTGCAATGGCAAATCCTCAAGATATCAGTACGATAGATTCTATCCGTCATCTCACCGGTAAACAAATAGAGCCGGCAATTGCCAGCGAAAGTGACATTAAACGGGCAATTGAACAGCAGTACGAAATATCTGCTGAAGTAACGAAATCGATGGATGAAGTTATCCAGACGTTATCTGCGGAATCTGAAATATTAGAAGAAGAAATACGTCCCATAGAAGATCTACGGCAGATGGCCGAAGATGCACCGGTAGTTAAATTAGTCAACATGATTCTGGCACAAGCTGTTCGAGATAATGCGTCAGACATTCATATTGAACC harbors:
- a CDS encoding adenylyltransferase/cytidyltransferase family protein, with product MENEIMPDKNVLLEKFVPIRNKIADDGKKLVWTNGCFDILYIGHVHYLQQAKSYGDYLIVGVNSDSS
- a CDS encoding prepilin peptidase → MSILIAVTIFLAGLIFGSFFNVCIYRLPRKKSIIWPGSQCSQCKSAIKPWDNIPLLSFLILHGKCRSCGYKISWRYPLVEALTGFLFVSVYLKFGFTIESIPWFVLAALLVIITFIDIEFQLILNKITLPGVIVGIILSWQLIHIDIVDIGLGLLVGGGLLVVIAYLGKMFFGKESMGMGDVKMAAMIGVFIGAKGIALALFFGFFIAGIFSVTGMALKKLERTSYLPFGPFIAAGTLLYIFLGEQIVLWYFRTMGII
- a CDS encoding response regulator, which encodes MKEVKKRILVVDDNPQLVDLLRIRLEYSGFEVLTAFDGKEGLDKARNDNPDLIILDVMLPKMNGYKVCRLLKFDQKYKHIPIVMLSSRAKESDAAIGIQTGANEYVFKPYDQKKLIEIVNKYVNVLFLEECKKN
- a CDS encoding peptidylprolyl isomerase; the protein is MRLVNKYYVFFLIPLLGMCGKKEEAADTTNASNAEPDHVVVQHILIGYDGAPRLNVSRSLEDAKTLAYDILERAKSGEDFEALSKEYSDDRPPGIYKLANNGVTPDQTNGEYARGVMAKRFSDVSFSLKISEFGIADQDSTESPFGWHIIKRLE
- a CDS encoding FMN-binding negative transcriptional regulator — encoded protein: MYTPKYFKETNPEIIRNFIKQNNFATIVSQVNGEPIASHLPLEYFCSEEGEYIKGHMARGNKQWCTFQNNQTILAMFLGPDAYISPSWYDHVNVPTWNYAAVHVYGKPAIIEDRPELLELLKYQVDKYEKNESGEYQLEALPKSFLETEILGVVGFKIKVERMEANFKLSQNRNQKNYEKVIQKLIERKEEKSVEVAKLMTENNPNSN
- a CDS encoding HDOD domain-containing protein, whose translation is MVDIDEMVRVLDGLDDLPTLPTIYTQVSELVRDPKVSVADVAKVIEMDQAITSKILRLVNSSFFGFSRQVTSIRQAVVLLGFTTVQNTVLSVSVFDSISSTKVNGFDLKEYWRHSIGCGIVCTSLDRILKTGHKEETFVAGLLHDIGKLILDRYFASEFGQAVEYANTNGVTFYESERLLIGSTHDEIGEYLAEKWKLPYSLVEAIALHHQPSNIRSEPKLVSLVHIADYFTHRLGFGFSTNYGLPEAEPFALDELGLDGESLANLEEKLEKVLEDNSELFSLVN
- a CDS encoding ferredoxin family protein, encoding MTYIIVEVCKGTCDTSCVDVCPVDCIYPPEGYTLEDDDKKRILKDGEMLYIHPEECIDCGACEPECPVEAIYPEEDVPEDQTSYIAVNYERFGFEAPN